In the genome of Limnobaculum zhutongyuii, one region contains:
- a CDS encoding YgjV family protein, translating into MTFYWAAQAVGGVAFLVGITMFFNRNERGFKYQLSAYSTIMSCHFFMMGANAAAMSVLLSAIRTITSIWWRNLWVMMIFITLTLILATMKIQHPIEALPIAGTIASTWAMFRTHGLKMRSIMWCSTACWVTHNIWAGSIGGTLIEGSFLLMNGFNIIRFYRMQKRGIDPFAIESKVVKAAEEEKALEEKTPEEQK; encoded by the coding sequence ATGACATTTTATTGGGCTGCGCAGGCCGTGGGCGGCGTGGCATTTCTGGTAGGCATTACCATGTTTTTTAACCGCAACGAGCGCGGTTTTAAATATCAACTGTCGGCCTACTCAACCATCATGAGCTGTCACTTCTTTATGATGGGTGCCAATGCAGCTGCAATGAGCGTACTGCTTAGCGCAATACGGACTATCACCTCCATCTGGTGGCGCAATCTTTGGGTAATGATGATCTTCATTACTCTGACGCTGATATTAGCCACCATGAAAATTCAGCACCCAATTGAAGCCCTGCCGATTGCCGGTACTATCGCCAGTACCTGGGCGATGTTTCGTACTCATGGTTTGAAAATGCGCAGCATTATGTGGTGCTCAACCGCCTGTTGGGTTACCCACAATATTTGGGCTGGCTCCATCGGCGGAACCCTGATTGAAGGGAGTTTTCTGCTGATGAACGGCTTTAATATTATTCGTTTCTATCGCATGCAAAAACGTGGCATCGACCCGTTTGCCATTGAAAGCAAAGTGGTTAAAGCAGCGGAAGAAGAAAAGGCCCTAGAAGAAAAAACACCTGAAGAACAAAAGTAA